In Paenibacillus ihbetae, the following are encoded in one genomic region:
- a CDS encoding response regulator transcription factor — MRKVFFVDDEPLIAQGLATIVDWQNYDLHVSGSANDGVQALERLREDPVDLLITDIMMPRMNGLELIKKVKEMHPRTKFIVLSGYEEFEYVKVGITLGIQNYILKPISIEELEATIKHIRGDWEREELSRFRSEEDWRILRSNILQRWVNGDIKSSELKQRAELLGIPLNYASYQVYVLRLISDERPVSQLYRLTSLADECSRACSEVLGGDHEVICFPDADDDIVVMSAARNERRDSEREGITNAMARLRELTGLRIWCSEGNAGFNDFKDIQASYRKAKDLFSACLIAGDDMLLYSPAAEPEAVQASGPSARPDTFAKLLIEGDIPSLRAYIESVLSGDNREPMVPRETCLNAAVQLMVAAKDMEKNPDYSEVFTPMHRINTLQGLRNHVWCIVERSLARLEEAEQGYSPHVSFLVEQVQHHYPEELSLKTLSQRLQMHPNYLGQLFQQEVGASFSDYLNQYRIEKATQLLLHTDQKTADIAFSVGYTDSSYFYRQFKKYTGVSPTEMRSMYRI, encoded by the coding sequence ATGAGGAAGGTATTTTTTGTTGATGACGAGCCTTTGATTGCCCAGGGCTTGGCCACCATCGTGGATTGGCAGAATTACGACCTGCATGTGTCAGGTTCGGCCAACGATGGGGTGCAAGCGCTTGAACGGTTAAGGGAAGATCCTGTGGATCTGCTGATCACGGACATTATGATGCCCAGAATGAACGGGCTCGAACTGATTAAGAAGGTAAAAGAAATGCATCCACGCACCAAATTTATCGTGCTGAGCGGGTACGAAGAATTTGAATATGTGAAGGTGGGGATCACGCTCGGCATTCAGAATTATATTCTGAAGCCGATCAGCATCGAGGAGCTGGAAGCGACGATTAAGCATATCCGCGGCGATTGGGAGCGCGAGGAATTGAGCCGCTTTCGCTCCGAGGAGGATTGGAGGATCCTGCGCAGCAATATTTTGCAGCGGTGGGTTAACGGCGATATCAAGAGCTCGGAATTAAAGCAGAGAGCTGAACTTCTCGGAATTCCGCTCAATTATGCGTCTTACCAGGTGTATGTTCTGCGGCTCATATCCGATGAGCGCCCGGTGTCCCAGCTCTATCGCTTGACCAGCCTAGCCGACGAATGCAGCCGTGCTTGTTCGGAAGTGCTTGGGGGAGACCACGAGGTGATCTGTTTCCCTGATGCGGATGACGATATCGTTGTGATGTCGGCCGCGAGGAATGAACGGAGGGACTCGGAGCGAGAGGGCATAACAAATGCCATGGCCCGGCTGCGGGAGCTGACGGGCTTGCGCATTTGGTGCTCCGAAGGCAATGCAGGCTTCAATGATTTCAAAGATATTCAAGCGAGCTACAGGAAGGCGAAGGACCTCTTCAGCGCCTGCCTGATTGCCGGAGATGATATGCTCCTATACAGTCCGGCTGCCGAACCGGAGGCCGTTCAGGCTTCTGGGCCGTCCGCTCGTCCCGATACGTTCGCGAAGCTGCTGATCGAGGGAGACATTCCCTCCCTTCGGGCTTATATCGAGTCCGTTCTGAGCGGTGACAACAGGGAACCGATGGTCCCTCGGGAGACCTGCTTGAATGCAGCAGTCCAGCTGATGGTCGCGGCGAAGGATATGGAGAAAAACCCCGATTACAGCGAGGTATTTACGCCAATGCACCGGATTAATACGCTCCAGGGGCTTCGAAATCATGTATGGTGCATCGTCGAACGCAGTCTTGCGCGCCTGGAAGAAGCGGAGCAGGGCTACAGCCCGCATGTCTCGTTTCTTGTGGAGCAGGTGCAGCATCACTATCCGGAAGAGCTTTCCCTGAAGACGCTGAGCCAGCGGCTGCAGATGCATCCGAATTATTTAGGTCAGCTGTTTCAGCAGGAGGTCGGCGCCAGCTTCTCGGATTATTTGAACCAATACCGCATCGAGAAAGCCACGCAGCTCCTGCTGCATACCGATCAAAAGACGGCGGATATTGCGTTCAGCGTAGGTTATACGGATAGCTCGTACTTTTACAGACAGTTCAAAAAATATACGGGCGTATCTCCGACCGAGATGAGATCCATGTATCGGATCTAA
- a CDS encoding ABC transporter permease encodes MSGFIKKVIRNRFMLLMILPGTIWFLIFAYLPMFGTVLAFKDFRISPDGFFASVLNSEWVGFKNFEYLFTTNDAYIITRNTILYNLAFIILGLVIAVGFAIMLSELVNKRTAKVYQTGMFLPHFLSWVIISYFAFTFLSVDKGTLNQIITYFGGEPISWYSEAKYWPFILVFVGIWKGVGYNSVIYLAAITGIDKSYYEAAVIDGASKWKQVRYITIPLLKPLMIILTILAIGGIFRSDFGLFYQLPKDSGALYPVTNVIDTFVYRGLMNMGDIGMSTAAGLYQSFVGLVLILVANYIVRRIEKDHAIF; translated from the coding sequence ATGTCGGGGTTCATCAAAAAGGTCATACGCAACCGGTTTATGCTGCTGATGATCCTGCCCGGAACCATATGGTTTCTTATCTTTGCTTACTTGCCTATGTTCGGTACCGTTCTCGCTTTTAAGGATTTCCGCATTAGCCCGGACGGTTTTTTTGCAAGCGTGCTCAACAGCGAATGGGTAGGATTCAAAAACTTCGAATATCTGTTTACAACCAATGATGCCTATATCATTACGAGGAATACGATTCTGTACAACCTGGCCTTTATCATTCTGGGCTTGGTCATTGCAGTGGGCTTTGCGATCATGCTAAGCGAGCTTGTCAACAAGCGTACGGCCAAGGTATATCAGACCGGCATGTTTCTGCCGCATTTTTTGTCGTGGGTTATCATCAGTTATTTTGCGTTCACGTTTCTTAGCGTAGACAAAGGGACGCTCAATCAAATTATCACTTATTTCGGGGGAGAGCCGATCAGCTGGTACTCGGAAGCGAAGTATTGGCCCTTCATTCTCGTTTTCGTCGGTATCTGGAAAGGCGTAGGCTACAACAGCGTTATCTATCTTGCGGCTATTACAGGGATCGACAAATCGTATTATGAAGCGGCCGTCATTGACGGAGCCAGCAAGTGGAAGCAGGTGCGGTACATCACGATTCCGCTGCTGAAGCCGCTCATGATCATCCTGACCATACTGGCGATCGGCGGCATCTTCCGTTCCGATTTCGGATTGTTCTACCAGCTTCCGAAGGATTCGGGCGCGCTGTACCCGGTTACGAACGTCATCGATACCTTCGTCTACCGCGGGCTGATGAACATGGGAGACATCGGCATGAGCACGGCAGCGGGCTTGTACCAATCGTTTGTCGGACTGGTTCTGATTTTGGTTGCCAACTATATCGTTCGACGAATTGAAAAAGATCATGCAATCTTCTAA
- a CDS encoding carbohydrate ABC transporter permease, which translates to MTQLSTQTANQPAKRSKKRDYNAISPLWNTIFNIVIGLFSFSCIFPFLFVIIISLTDEQTLVSEGFRLLPSQFSTAAYEYIFETGSELLSSFGLTLLITVLGTLVSLALVTTYAYALSRRNFEFRGFFSFLAFFTMLFSGGMVPGYIVMTQFLHLQNTIWALIFPLSLSAFSIIVMRTFFQTTIPDEIIESAKIDGAGEFLTFIRIVLPVSLPGIATIGLFSSLGYWNDWFNALLYYNDPQATPPLQFMLMKIEKNMDFLTQNAQNIGSFDAAASLPTETVRMAMVVLATLPIVMAYPFFQRYFVQGLTVGSVKG; encoded by the coding sequence ATGACGCAGCTATCTACGCAAACCGCGAATCAACCGGCAAAGCGTTCAAAGAAGAGAGACTACAACGCCATCTCCCCATTGTGGAATACGATTTTCAATATCGTGATCGGCCTCTTCTCGTTTTCCTGTATCTTTCCGTTTCTATTTGTTATTATTATTTCCCTGACGGACGAACAGACACTGGTTTCGGAAGGCTTCAGGCTGCTGCCAAGTCAGTTCAGTACCGCAGCGTATGAATATATTTTCGAAACGGGCAGCGAGCTTTTGTCCTCATTCGGCTTAACGCTTCTGATCACGGTGCTGGGGACGCTGGTGAGTCTGGCATTGGTTACGACTTATGCCTATGCATTGTCCCGTCGAAATTTTGAATTCAGAGGCTTCTTCAGCTTCCTTGCATTTTTCACCATGCTGTTCTCAGGTGGTATGGTGCCTGGTTATATCGTGATGACCCAGTTCCTGCATCTGCAGAACACGATCTGGGCGTTGATCTTTCCATTATCCTTGAGCGCGTTCTCTATCATCGTCATGAGGACCTTCTTCCAAACGACGATTCCGGATGAAATTATCGAGTCCGCCAAAATTGATGGCGCCGGCGAGTTTCTGACCTTTATCCGAATCGTACTGCCGGTTTCGCTCCCGGGGATTGCAACCATTGGTTTGTTCAGCTCGCTGGGGTACTGGAACGACTGGTTTAACGCCTTGCTGTATTATAACGATCCACAAGCGACACCGCCGCTGCAGTTCATGCTGATGAAGATCGAGAAGAACATGGACTTTCTGACGCAGAATGCGCAGAATATCGGTTCCTTCGATGCAGCAGCAAGCCTGCCGACGGAGACGGTAAGAATGGCGATGGTCGTATTGGCGACCCTGCCGATTGTTATGGCGTATCCGTTCTTCCAGCGGTATTTTGTCCAGGGCCTGACGGTAGGCTCAGTCAAAGGCTAA
- a CDS encoding ABC transporter substrate-binding protein, translating into MFKKKASILSLALVLLLTVVLSACGGKEGAKSGEPAKEEAAIQSDGTVDASKLDPVKLKMYMIGPNQKDLPKVQEEINKYLTEKINATIEINMIDWGDYSQRMQVITSSGENYDIAFTSSWAFDYLPNAAKGAFKPLNDLLDQYGQGIKEALDPRFLEGTKVNGVNYGIPANKELAQQFVWRFNKKYLDKYNLDISNVTTLEDLEPLLKTIKENEPADITPLAVPKSFKPYLPVDFPLGDEIPIGMYLDTKDFKFVNLLDTPELKSALATMRKYYKAGYVREDVATLDGIDNIKTGKWLVDREITQPYAELGWSRNAGYDIVTRPMHDPVIYTSSAAGSMMAISSYSKNPERAMMFLNLLNTDEKLRNMIQYGLEGTHYKKLEGPYIEDMPAMQENYAMPGFALGNMFLTYLHEGEPEDKWEAFEKFNSSALVAPTFGFNFDTAPVKTEVAAVTNVAKEFIPALYTGSIDPDEYLPKAKQKFQDAGIDKVIAEAQKQFDEWKAAQNK; encoded by the coding sequence ATGTTTAAGAAAAAGGCTTCTATACTGTCCCTTGCTCTTGTGCTTTTGCTCACGGTCGTCTTATCGGCTTGCGGCGGCAAGGAAGGCGCTAAGTCTGGCGAGCCCGCGAAGGAAGAGGCTGCCATTCAGAGCGACGGCACGGTGGATGCATCCAAGCTGGATCCGGTCAAGCTCAAAATGTACATGATCGGGCCTAACCAGAAGGATCTTCCTAAGGTTCAAGAGGAGATCAATAAATACTTGACGGAGAAAATCAACGCTACGATCGAGATCAACATGATCGACTGGGGCGATTACAGCCAGCGGATGCAGGTCATTACCAGCTCCGGCGAGAATTACGACATCGCCTTCACCAGCTCGTGGGCATTTGATTATCTTCCAAACGCGGCGAAGGGTGCCTTCAAGCCGCTGAATGACTTGCTTGATCAGTATGGACAAGGCATCAAGGAAGCGCTGGATCCCCGTTTCCTGGAAGGAACGAAGGTCAATGGCGTCAACTATGGCATCCCGGCCAATAAGGAACTGGCACAGCAGTTTGTATGGCGTTTCAACAAGAAGTATCTGGATAAGTACAACCTGGACATTTCCAACGTGACAACGCTTGAGGATCTGGAGCCGCTTCTGAAGACGATTAAAGAGAACGAGCCGGCGGATATTACACCGCTTGCCGTACCGAAAAGCTTTAAGCCGTACTTGCCGGTTGACTTCCCGCTTGGTGATGAAATTCCGATCGGGATGTACCTGGACACCAAAGACTTTAAATTTGTGAATTTGCTGGATACACCTGAACTGAAATCGGCTTTGGCCACGATGCGCAAATACTATAAAGCGGGTTATGTGCGCGAGGATGTAGCGACGCTGGACGGCATTGATAACATCAAAACCGGCAAATGGCTCGTGGACCGCGAGATTACGCAGCCATATGCAGAGCTCGGCTGGTCCAGAAACGCGGGATATGACATTGTGACGAGACCGATGCATGATCCGGTGATTTACACCAGCTCCGCAGCGGGTTCGATGATGGCGATTTCTTCGTACTCCAAAAATCCGGAGCGGGCGATGATGTTCTTGAACCTGCTGAACACGGATGAGAAACTGCGCAATATGATTCAATACGGTTTGGAAGGAACGCATTACAAGAAGCTTGAAGGGCCATACATCGAAGATATGCCTGCTATGCAGGAAAACTATGCAATGCCTGGATTTGCGCTTGGCAATATGTTCCTGACGTACCTTCATGAAGGCGAGCCTGAAGACAAGTGGGAAGCATTCGAGAAATTTAACAGCTCCGCTCTGGTAGCTCCTACGTTCGGCTTTAACTTCGACACGGCTCCGGTCAAAACAGAAGTTGCAGCCGTCACGAACGTAGCGAAGGAATTCATCCCTGCATTGTATACCGGCTCCATCGATCCTGACGAATACTTGCCTAAAGCAAAACAAAAGTTCCAGGATGCTGGAATTGACAAGGTTATTGCTGAGGCTCAAAAGCAGTTCGATGAGTGGAAGGCAGCTCAGAACAAGTAA